One window of Rhizobium leguminosarum genomic DNA carries:
- a CDS encoding VOC family protein translates to MDATTENNPVKMPPVKNGLLPYLTVGGAVKAAEFYKKAFGAEEAYIVPVDESGRTMHVHLYINGSSLMLSDAYPEYGHPFKGHEGFAVQLVIDDIDFWWERAVAAGAEVVMPVELMFWGDRYGQLRDPFGVLWGLNAPTK, encoded by the coding sequence ATGGATGCGACGACGGAAAACAATCCGGTCAAGATGCCGCCGGTCAAGAATGGCCTGCTTCCCTATCTGACGGTCGGTGGCGCGGTCAAAGCCGCGGAATTCTACAAAAAAGCTTTCGGCGCCGAAGAAGCCTATATCGTGCCGGTCGACGAGAGCGGCCGGACGATGCATGTGCATCTCTACATCAACGGCAGTTCCCTCATGCTGTCGGATGCCTATCCCGAATACGGCCATCCCTTCAAAGGTCATGAAGGCTTCGCCGTCCAGCTGGTTATCGACGATATCGATTTCTGGTGGGAGCGTGCGGTGGCTGCCGGCGCCGAGGTCGTCATGCCGGTCGAACTGATGTTCTGGGGCGACCGCTACGGCCAGCTTCGCGACCCGTTCGGCGTCCTCTGGGGCCTGAACGCTCCAACCAAATAA